GTAACAGCAGTACGTGGTATTCCAGGGGTGTTATTTCCTAATGGGGATTTTGAGTCTGTATTTTAATTTGCTTTAAACTTACTTTATCTACAATTAAGCCCAATAAATTTAAGCGTTTATTGGGCTTTTTTTACATTTAAGGCTGAGTTATAGCAGCTCTATTTCCACCGTTTCACCTTCTGCGATATTGCCACTTTTGGCAGGTACAACAATTAAGCAATTGGCTTTACTCAATGAAGAAAGTACGCCAGAGCCTTGTTTTACAACAGGGCTTACAACAAGGTTATTGTGCTCGTCATTATGGGCAATACCACGTTGAAAGTCAGTGCGGCCAGGTCGTTTTTTAATTTGTGCAGTTGTCACTGCTTTTAAACGTAACTTAGCTTTATGCTCGTTACCAGAGAGCTTAGTAAGCGCGGGTTTTACAAGTCGCTCAAGTGTAACAGCTGCAGATACAGGGTTGCCCGGTAAACCAAAAAAGTAGCTATTAGGTAATTTACCAAAGGCAAAAGGTTTGCCTGGTTTCATGGCTATTTTCCAAAAATGAATGTCACCAATTTCGTTTAACACTTCTTTTGTAAAATCAGCTTCGCCGACCGATACACCGCCAGAGCTAATTACGGCATCTGCTTGCTCATTGGCTTTTACAAAGGTGTTTTTAATAAGGGTTTTATCATCGGGAATGATTCCAAAATCAATTACTTCAATGTTTTGATCGTTAAGCTCACTAATTATTACAGCCCGATTGCTCTCATAAATAGCGCCAGCTGGCAGCGCATTACCAGGTTCTATAAGTTCGTCACCTGTAGAAAAAACAGCGACTTTTAGCGTTTCATATACACTTACTTGGTTAATGCCAATAGAGGCAAGTAAACCTACATCTACGCCTTTTAGCTTTCTACCTGCTTTTAAAACAACACTGTTATCGGCTATGTCTTCACCAGCAAAACGTACGTTAGCATTAAGCTCAATGTTGCCTGTAAATGTTATTTCGTCATTATTAGCAGTCGCGTTTTCTTGCATTACTACCGCATTAGCGCCAGGCGGTAGGGCAGCGCCGGTCATAATTCTTACACACTGGCCTGGTGTTAAGGTGTTTTTAAACGTTTGCCCCGCAAAAACACTGCCTATTTGTTTATACGTTTTTAGGCCTTCGCTAATACATAAAGCATACCCGTCCATTGCTGAATTATCATGAGCGGGTACATTAATACTTGATTTAACGTCATCAGCTAAAATGCGACCAACACTTTGCATTATTGAGAGTGTTTGTGCGCCTTTTTTAAAGCTAATTGCGCTGAGCATATTTTTAATTGCTGTTTCTACTGGTAATAAACCAGGTGCATTGCATACATCGTTCATATATATTGTTTTTTATAATGTGTCTGATTTTTAAAACAATACTTATAATGTTAAAGCTTTACAATACATGGCGTGGTTATTTGTTAATACTGTTAGCTGTATTGAGTAATCCCTTACACGCTAAAGAAACACTACACATAGCGGTAGCAAGTAATTTTAAACCTGTACTACAAACGCTGGTAAAAAACCCAGCGCTTAAAAATTTAAATATAAAAATTTCTGCGGCCTCCAGTGGCGTATTACATTCTCAAATAATGCATGGTGCGCCTTACGATATTTTTTTATCAGCCGATGCCGCTCGCCCGCAAGCGCTTATTAAAGACGGTTTTGCAATAAAAAGTAGCCTTACTACGTATGCCATAGGTTTATTAGCGCTGTGGCAGCCTAGTACGGGCGCAATAAATAATAAATTAGCGATAGCTAACCCGCGTTTTTCACCTTATGGGCAGTCATCGGCGCATTACGCTAAAAATTATATTAACCCACCGTATGAGTTTGTGTATGCAAATAATATTACTCACGCATTTCAGTTTGTAGAAACCGGTAATGCGGCTAAGGGCTTAGTGGCTTTATCTACCCTAAAGGCAGCTTACAAAAAAAATAATGATAAAAAATACTTAAATTATGAGCTTGTGCCAATCAATCAATACCCAGAGATCACGCAACAAGGGGTTATTATAAGTGCAAGCCGCCATTTAGCAGCTGCCGAGCAATTTATGGCATTTATAACCCAGCCAAGTACTGCCAAATTGCTGCAAACTGAAGGCTACAAAACAAAGGAAGCACATGTTAGCAAGTGATGTAACCGCGCTTTGGTTAACCATAAAGCTTGCATTTATAACTGCAGCCATTTTACTTGTGCTGTGCATCCCCCTTGCATGGAAACTGGCAAGCTATAAGGGCAGGCTAAAACCCATTTTAGAGGCGCTCATTGCAATGCCGCTAGTACTGCCTCCTACATTAATGGGGTTTTATTTATTGGTGTTGTTTTCGCCAACCCATGCGTTTGGCCAGTTTTGGTTTTGGTTAACAGGTACTCAACTTGCGTTTAGTTTTCAAGGTGTGGTTATAGGCTCGTTATTTTATTCATTGCCTTTTGTAATGCAGCCTTTACTTGCAGGGTTTAAACAAATAAATACAACGTATAATCAGGCCGCGGTAGCGCTTGGGATCAGCCCAATTAAGCGTTTTTTTTATTTAACGCTGCCATTATTAAAGCCCAGTATAGGCAGTGCATTTGCGCTGGGTTTTGCCCATACACTGGGCGAATTTGGATTAGTATTAATGATAGGCGGAAATATTCAAGGCGAAACACAAGTGGTGTCTATTGCGCTTTATGACCATGTTGAATCGTTAAACTATGGTGCTGCGCATCAGTTGTCGTTAGTGCTTCTTGCAATTTCGTTTGCGTGTTTAGTTTTATTATTTAAGTTTAATAAAACCGTGATAAACGGAGACGCTAATCGTGCTTAAATTACAGTGTAAGCAAGTTTTTGATAGCTTTAATCTTGATGTAGATATTAGCATTAATGACTTTAATGTATTAGGTGTGTTTGGGCCATCTGGCTCAGGTAAATCAAGCTTGTTGCACGCTATAGCTGGGCTTAACAGTGCACGCAGTGTTTATATTAATAATAAAAACATTACTCATCTAGCGCCTGATAAACGCGCACTTACTTTACAACTGCAATCGTGCCCGTTGTTCCCGCATTTAAATGTTTTGGGTAACTTACAATTTACGCAAAAGCATTGTAAAAACAAATCAACCACTTTAACTCTTGAGCGGGTTAGCGCGCTTTTAAACTTAGAACCATTATTAAACCGTGATGTATCGGGCTTATCGGGCGGTGAGCAACAGCGCGTTATTTTTGGCAGAACACTTTTAAGCGGACAATCGGTAATATTACTTGATGAGCCCTTTAGCGCACTAGATTGGCACACTCGCTTTAATATGCTTAGCGCAGTACAAGAGCTAAATAAGCAGCACGCCATTAAATTCATAATTGTGAGTCACTCTTTAAAAGAGCTGCTTTTTTGCAGCGATACCCTGTTACACATAGTTAAAGGTAAAGTGCTAGCGGAGGGCAATGCACAG
The sequence above is drawn from the Pseudoalteromonas espejiana DSM 9414 genome and encodes:
- the glp gene encoding gephyrin-like molybdotransferase Glp is translated as MNDVCNAPGLLPVETAIKNMLSAISFKKGAQTLSIMQSVGRILADDVKSSINVPAHDNSAMDGYALCISEGLKTYKQIGSVFAGQTFKNTLTPGQCVRIMTGAALPPGANAVVMQENATANNDEITFTGNIELNANVRFAGEDIADNSVVLKAGRKLKGVDVGLLASIGINQVSVYETLKVAVFSTGDELIEPGNALPAGAIYESNRAVIISELNDQNIEVIDFGIIPDDKTLIKNTFVKANEQADAVISSGGVSVGEADFTKEVLNEIGDIHFWKIAMKPGKPFAFGKLPNSYFFGLPGNPVSAAVTLERLVKPALTKLSGNEHKAKLRLKAVTTAQIKKRPGRTDFQRGIAHNDEHNNLVVSPVVKQGSGVLSSLSKANCLIVVPAKSGNIAEGETVEIELL
- the modA gene encoding molybdate ABC transporter substrate-binding protein, which gives rise to MLKLYNTWRGYLLILLAVLSNPLHAKETLHIAVASNFKPVLQTLVKNPALKNLNIKISAASSGVLHSQIMHGAPYDIFLSADAARPQALIKDGFAIKSSLTTYAIGLLALWQPSTGAINNKLAIANPRFSPYGQSSAHYAKNYINPPYEFVYANNITHAFQFVETGNAAKGLVALSTLKAAYKKNNDKKYLNYELVPINQYPEITQQGVIISASRHLAAAEQFMAFITQPSTAKLLQTEGYKTKEAHVSK
- the modB gene encoding molybdate ABC transporter permease subunit — translated: MLASDVTALWLTIKLAFITAAILLVLCIPLAWKLASYKGRLKPILEALIAMPLVLPPTLMGFYLLVLFSPTHAFGQFWFWLTGTQLAFSFQGVVIGSLFYSLPFVMQPLLAGFKQINTTYNQAAVALGISPIKRFFYLTLPLLKPSIGSAFALGFAHTLGEFGLVLMIGGNIQGETQVVSIALYDHVESLNYGAAHQLSLVLLAISFACLVLLFKFNKTVINGDANRA
- a CDS encoding ATP-binding cassette domain-containing protein, which translates into the protein MLKLQCKQVFDSFNLDVDISINDFNVLGVFGPSGSGKSSLLHAIAGLNSARSVYINNKNITHLAPDKRALTLQLQSCPLFPHLNVLGNLQFTQKHCKNKSTTLTLERVSALLNLEPLLNRDVSGLSGGEQQRVIFGRTLLSGQSVILLDEPFSALDWHTRFNMLSAVQELNKQHAIKFIIVSHSLKELLFCSDTLLHIVKGKVLAEGNAQQVANAIYASNNQTPLSVLNYSNQQFDENFQVYKLTLNNSNQSLYVAPEHIKKNQKLIVESAQITCSKAKPSATSDCNVLIGVFEHAKLINNQYQLTITVDTQLIYCTASKRQWQQNEVNKGELLYVSINNLETN